A single window of Cryptococcus depauperatus CBS 7841 chromosome 2, complete sequence DNA harbors:
- a CDS encoding cytochrome b-c1 complex subunit Rieske, mitochondrial produces MAGHIGRISLLPTTRTLANGVPLARGIALQTSAGGGAHGHEGPRKDVPAAWVYKVDAKAHIGRTNALPTSPFFQQRFMSTTASTSAASASATGVPDFSKYRATNPNTTRTVSYFMVGALGALSASGAKSTVVDMLSNMAASADVLALAKIEVEMGSIPEGKNLIVKWRGKPVFIRHRTPDEIDEANSVDIKSLRDPESDEQRTQRPEWLVMLGVCTHLGCVPIGEAGDYGGWFCPCHGSHYDISGRIRRGPAPLNLEIPAYSFSDDDKIVIG; encoded by the exons ATGGCAGGTCACATCGGCAGGATCAGCCTCCTTCCCACTACCCGTACGCTTGCCAACGGCGTCCCGCTTGCAAGAGGTATCGCCCTTCAAACCTCTGCTGGTGGTGGTGCTCACGGGCACGAAGGCCCAAGGAAAGATGTCCCAGCTGCTTGGGTATACAAGGTGGACGCCAAGGCTCACATTGGCAGAACTAATG CTCTTCCGACATCGcccttcttccaacaaCGATTCATGTCTACCACTGCTTCTACTTCCGCAGCTTCTGCCTCTGCCACTGGCGTTCCCGATTTCAGCAAGTATCGTGCTACGAATCCCAATACAACGAGGACTGTATCCTATTTTATGGTCGGTGCCCTCGGTGCCCTTTCTGCGTCGGGAGCAAAGAGTACTGTGGTAGATATGTTAAGCAACATGGCGGCTTCTGCGGATGTTTTGGCTTTGGCAAAGATCGAGGTTGAGATGGGGTCCATTCCAGAGG GCAAAAACCTCATTGTCAAGTGGCGAGGAAAGCCTGTTTTCATCCGACACCGAACCCCcgatgagattgatgagGCCAACTCTGTTGATATTAAATCCTTGCGTGATCCTGAGAGCGACGAGCAGAGGACTCAGCGGCCAGAGTG GCTTGTTATGCTCGGTGTCTGCACACATCTTGGTTGTGTCCCTATTG GTGAGGCTGGTGATTATGGAGGTTGGTTCTGTCCTTGTCACGGTTCCCACTATGACATTTCTGGTCGGATCAGACGAGGTCCTGCACCTCTCAACCTTGAAATTCCCGCGTATTCCTTTAGTGATGACGATAAGATTGTCATTGGTTAG
- a CDS encoding mitochondrial distribution and morphology protein 34, translating to MSFVFPSWSTAFSPEFHEDAKKMLEGALNKGNKPPVIQGRIEVVELHMGEQPPTLTLLEIGDLSLDRFRGILRLGYQGDAWLEVRCRVQANPLSHNPHLISSTLPLSSPLLASQPLLVPMNLRLSKLHLRAILILVVSASKGITLVFKNDPLQNVDVSSTFDSVEVIRGYLQQEIEGQLREMFREDLPGIIHRLSQRWFTGSGVGGRVEMPYREGAPTLSYGLNEYAPKEGEAGDEQEENQEIFPPYTPSKANHMPQGVAQRTPRRTSLAKANTRRLSNIISESPTSYTTFPDIEDYDPTYGLRPEGVPTHSGYEAFGRLWEKAREGEGRGLGSLIGMGEEDDDGSLAPDEDDVSDRDWENGDYQKGLDMAEMDLALRSIPLSRYKSPTRSSRHSSGMSTPAVYQGEQIEWETFPAVGGGFITKPRVFHAQSQIRAPSEAGGTVPSPSATATGGSVTARASSVGGASSTLGSLRMRPLHSVSSITSPDIFTSNGPSGLHRMVISHSDILVGAATNRVHLPRHGSFSALPPTNYTISRSNVPRLHAPTTSSSAARTSGSSWGETDGPSRSTTLSTMATSQYPSSKPSAASKTRPISVPQYCAPYEREHSVSVTGTSPRNVGSFPPRQIGLRGITLPLNNSVSQLATLSHSAHTLSPYARGHEHIAVRSFPYLSKASTASGPGSGADSLTGSNGDMDIKAKRKRIFKVGKAKNIVEEAERVTSKQAELI from the exons atgtcttttgtattCCCTTCCTGGTCTACGGCTTTTTCGCCAGAGTTCCACGAAGATGCAAAAAAGATGCTTGAGGGGGCTTTGAACAAG GGGAACAAACCGCCCGTCATTCAAGGTAGAATTGAGGTAGTGGAACTACATATGGGCGAACAA CCGCCAACGCTTACACTTTTAGAGATTGGCGATCTGTCCCTCGATCGCTTTCGAGGCATCCTTCGGCTTGGATATCAAGGAGATGCTTGGCTAGAAGTCCGATGTCGTGTCCAGGCGAATCCCCTATCACACAATCCCCATTTGATTTCATCTACTCTAcctctctcctctcctcttcttgcgTCTCAGCCATTGCTTGTGCCCATGAACCTACGTTTATCGAAGCTGCATCTTCGCGCCATTCTTATCTTGGTTGTGTCTGCGTCAAAAGGGATTACTTTGGTGTTCAAGAATGATCCATTACAAAATGTTGATGTAAGCTCAACTTTTGATTCTGTGGAAGTCATTCGAGgctatcttcaacaagagattgaaggacAGCTTCGTGAAATGTTTCGTGAAGACCTTCCAGGGATTATTCATCGTCTCAGCCAGCGCTGGTTTACAGGAAGCGGCGTTGgtggaagagttgaaatgCCCTATCGGGAAGGTGCGCCTACGCTGAGCTATGGATTAAATGAGTACGCACcgaaggaaggagaagctggagatgagcaagaagagaaccaGGAGATTTTTCCACCATATACGCCCTCCAAGGCCAACCACATGCCGCAAGGAGTTGCGCAGAGAACCCCACGTCGGACATCTTTGGCTAAGGCAAATACACGAAGGTTGTCCAACATTATTTCGGAATCTCCTACATCGTATACCACTTTCCCCGACATTGAAGATTACGATCCAACGTATGGTTTGCGACCGGAAGGAGTCCCTACTCACAGTGGGTATGAAGCGTTTGGTAGGTTGTGGGAAAAAGCTAGAGAAGGGGAGGGTCGTGGCCTAGGTAGTTTGATAGGTATgggggaagaagatgacgaCGGTAGCCTTGCTccagatgaagatgatgtaAGTGATAGAGACTGGGAAAATGGGGATTATCAAAAAGGTCTCGACATGGCTGAGATGGACTTGGCTCTTCGCTCAATACCTCTATCTCGTTATAAATCACCCACCAGATCTAGCCGTCATTCTAGCGGTATGTCAACGCCTGCTGTGTATCAGGGCGAGCAAATTGAGTGGGAGACCTTTCCTGCTGTTGGAGGCGGATTTATCACTAAGCCGAGGGTCTTTCATGCACAAAGTCAAATCAGAGCCCCATCGGAAGCAGGAGGAACCGTACCCAGTCCTTCAGCCACGGCCACAGGAGGAAGTGTTACAGCTAGAGCGAGCTCGGTGGGAGGCGCTTCATCTACTTTGGGG AGCTTGAGGATGCGGCCGTTACATTCAGTCTCATCCATAACTTCCCCAGATATCTTCACCTCCAACGGTCCTTCAGGCCTTCACCGAATGGTGATTAGTCATTCCGACATCCTTGTCGGTGCAGCTACCAATCGTGTCCATCTTCCTCGACATGGATCATTTTCGGCTCTCCCACCAACCAACTACACAATTTCGCGTAGCAACGTTCCTCGTCTACATGCACCTAccacatcttcatctgcGGCACGAACATCTGGATCAAGTTGGGGTGAGACAGACGGCCCTAGTAGGTCCACAACATTATCAACCATGGCTACATCACAATATCCCTCTTCCAAGCCCTCTGCGGCCTCTAAAACTCGCCCAATATCTGTGCCCCAATATTGTGCTCCATACGAGCGTGAACATTCTGTGTCCGTGACAGGCACTTCCCCCAGAAACGTAGGATCATTTCCACCACGTCAAATAGGACTTAGGGGCATCACACTTCCATTAAATAACTCGGTATCTCAACTCGCCACACTCTCTCACTCTGCACATACGTTATCGCCATACGCAAGGGGTCATGAACATATTGCTGTGCGGTCTTTTCCTTATCTTAGTAAAGCGAGCACTGCAAGTGGACCTGGAAGTGGAGCAGACAGTCTTACAGGGAGCAATGGAGATATGGATATCAAGGCtaagagaaaaaggatcTTTAAGGTTGGGAAAGCAAAGAATATAGTcgaagaagctgagagagTCACGTCGAAACAAGCAGAATTGATATAG
- a CDS encoding FK506-binding protein 2, with protein sequence MYNPNLFLLALLASLSLAFAFISADRLQIGVKYVPDECPLKTRKGDSYTGTLAKDGTKFNSSLDRNQPFEFTLGAGQVIKGWEQGLLDMCVSEKRKLTIPHHLAYGERGHPPVIPPKSTLIFQVELLGIKNRRMDEL encoded by the exons ATGTACAATCCAAACTTATTCCTGTTGGCGCTTTTGGCTTCTCTTTCGCTCGCTTTCGCCTTCATCTCAGCGGATCGCCTACAGATTGGTGTCAAGTACGTCCCGGACGAGTGTCCTCTCAAGACCAGAAAAGGCGACAG CTATACTGGAACGCTCGCAAAAGATGGAACCAAGTTTAACAGCTCCTTGGACAGAAACCAGCCCTTTGAGTTCACGC TCGGTGCTGGCCAAGTGATCAAGGGGTGGGAACAAGGCCTGCTCGACATGTGCGTCTCCGAAAAGCGCAAATTGACCAtccctcatcatcttgctTATG GCGAGCGAGGCCACCCACCTGTCATTCCTCCCAAGAGCACTCTAATTTTTCAAGTGGAGTTGCTGGGAATAAAAAACCGACGAATGGACGAATTGTGA
- a CDS encoding patatin-like phospholipase domain-containing protein: MEPNPSSEPEQLSSDMWTVDYVNEDHLRVFSQALSCSDIQPLEGDVSPTSPRSPLVPEEPLGLCRNSPLTWRYGPDNGVLGSGKEEERVEKLTATSDFAPIRQRISKRRQAKATSLGLTYHVIRWPLLCFFFAVIYLEFSAYVLTRQVVNVFEWFVAWRGHKAKLRKELRRAKTYDEWVDAAKKLDTYLGFDEWKDIEEDSYFDWALVKRVRRTLTKLRSDNDTRGLMDALAVCVRANFAGTESVKMYSETFYGTKKAVETHIQEVTRCLNYVRTATDVSLEEKRAFFRAINKHYGSSALCLSGGASFGYYHFGVIKAFLEADLLPRVITGTSAGGVCAALLCTRTNEELRELLVPELAKKITACDDPFKIWFKRFRQTGARFDTIDWARKSMWFTRGSLTFKEAYEKTGRALNISVVPSDRHSPTILLNHLTAPNCLIWSAILASAAVPGILNPVVLMAKDRSGNVRPHNLGGSRFKDGSLREDIPLGSLHTQFNCNFSIVSQTNPHIHLFFFAPRGSVGRPVAHRKGKGWRGGFILSALESYIKLDLSKHFKVIRDLDLMPQILQSDWSGVFLQRFSGDLTLIPRSTIRDWFRILSDPDVHQLERMLRVGQRVTWPALYMVKNRMTIERAILRGRVEVRSALDNRNRPNMALDLSGDTDHSTPGFLDHIPIESDADAGFVSRSRRARGTKFKGAGAGTGTPEIPSPIRLFQSEGNEKSTRKRKPSTKRSKDEEIILTNELTKEFPQVSTTSPSSRQPFLQSESPHKGYMLGETLRHIRAPSLSALSSPFRSIRSSRPSETTTNNDNSSHSKSKNFRPRSQLSITRWFGGDSESSEDEEADLMRSQSDEFTMSSGEDGAPAFQLDSVPGSQPTSDHENEGINI; encoded by the exons ATGGAGCCGAATCCATCCAGTGAGCCTGAGCAGCTCTCTTCAGATATGTGGACTGTTGATTACGTTAATGAAGA TCATCTGAGAGTATTTTCCCAAGCACTCTCATGTAGTGACATCCAGCCACTAGAAGGAGATGTATCTCCAACATCTCCGCGTTCGCCGTTGGTCCCGGAAGAACCACTTGGACTCTGTAGGAATTCACCTTTGACCTGGAGATATGGGCCAGATAATGGTGTACTAGGAAGcggcaaagaagaggaaagggtAGAGAAGCTCACAGCGACAAGCGACTTTGCT CCAATTCGTCAACGTATATCCAAAAGACGACAAGCCAAAGCGACCTCACTAGGACTTACCTACCACGTCATCCGATGGCCCCTATTatgtttcttctttgccgTCATTTATCTTGAGTTTTCAGCTTATGTCTTGACGCGTCAAGTGGTAAACGTGTTTGAATGGTTTGTAGCTTGGAGAGGCCATAAGGCCAAATTACGCAAGGAATTAAGAAGGGCCAAAACGTACGATGAGTGGGTGGATGCAGCCAAAAAGCTGGATACATACCTTGGATTCGATGAGTGGAAAGATATCGAGGAAGATTCCTATTTTGATTGGGCTTTG GTGAAAAGAGTTAGAAGGACATTGACAAAATTACGAAGTGACAATGATACCAGAGGCTTGATGGATGCTCTGGCCGTATGTGTGCGGGCCAATTTTGCTGGGACCGAAAGTGTTAAGATGTATAGCGAG ACATTTTACGGTACCAAGAAAGCTGTCGAAACCCATATACAGGAAGTGACAAGATGTCTCAATTATGTGAGAACTGCTACAGACGTTTCtttagaagaaaaaagagctTTTTTCAGAGCCATCAATAAGCATTATGGCTCTAGCGCATTATGTCTTTCTGGTGGAGCCTCTTTTGGCTATTACCA TTTCGGGGTTATAAAAGCTTTTTTGGAAGCAGATCTTCTGCCTCGAGTGATAACCGGGACATCGGCCGGCGGTGTCTGCGCTGCTCTTCTCTGTACGCGTACAAATGAGGAGCTGAGAGAGTTGTTGGTGCCCGAATTAGCGAAGAAGATCACTGCATGCGATGATCCATTCAAAATATGGTTCAAGAGGTTTAGACAAACGGGAGCGCGCTTTGATACTATTGATTGGGCTAGAAAA TCTATGTGGTTTACTAGAGGATCTTTGACGTTCAAGGAGGCCTATGAAAAGACAGGAAGAGCTCTGAATATTTCTGTTGTGCCATCCGATCGTCATTC ACCCACAATCCTTTTGAACCATCTTACAGCACCCAACTGTCTCATTTGGTCAGCCATACTGGCTAGTGCAGCTGTCCCTGGTATCCTCAACCCTGTTGTGCTTATGGCAAAAGACCGGAGTGGAAATGTACGGCCGCATAATCTTGGCGGATCGCGTTTCAAAGATGGTAGTTTGAGAGAAGACATTCCATTGGGAAGCTTACACACTCAATTTAACTGCAATTTCTCCATCGTTTCACAAACTAACCCTCACATTCACCTGTTTTTCTTCGCCCCTCGCGGGTCCGTTGGTCGACCTGTTGCTCATcgaaaaggcaaaggcTGGCGAGGAGGCTTCATTCTTTCAGCATTGGAATCCTACATAAAGTTGGATCTATCAAAGCATTTCAAGGTCATTAGAGACTTGGATTTGATGCCTCAGATATTGCAAAGTGATTGGAGTGGTGTTTTCTTGCAACGTTTTTCTGGAGATCTAACTCTTATCCCCAGGAGCACCATCAGA GACTGGTTTCGTATTCTTTCTGATCCTGACGTCCACCAGCTTGAACGTATGCTCCGAGTGGGCCAACGGGTGACTTGGCCTGCATTGTATATGGTCAAAAACCGAATGACTATTGAACGCGCCATTCTTCGTGGACGTGTCGAAGTGCGTTCAGCGCTTGACAATCGTAATCGCCCCAATATGGCTCTTGACTTGTCAGGCGATACCGATCATTCTACACCGGGTTTTTTGGATCATATTCCGATAGAGAGCGATGCTGATGCAGGCTTTGTCAGTCGATCAAGACGTGCAAGGGGTACAAAATTCAAAGGCGCTGGTGCTGGAACAGGGACGCCAGAGATACCAAGCCCAATAAGGTTATTCCAATCTGAAGGAAACGAAAAAAGTACgcgaaaaagaaaaccaagtacaaaaaggtcaaaagatgaggaaataATTCTCACAAATGAGCTGACAAAGGAATTTCCTCAAGTTTCTACCACCTCTCCCTCTTCAAGACAAcctttccttcaatccGAAAGTCCTCACAAAGGTTACATGTTAGGCGAAACCCTTCGTCATATTCGTGCACCTTCCCTATCAGCATTAAGCTCTCCCTTTCGATCCATCCGTTCTTCTCGTCCTTCAGAAACCACTACCAACAATGACAACAGTAGCCACTCTAAATCAAAGAACTTTAGACCTCGGTCACAGCTGAGTATTACTCGATGGTTTGGTGGGGATTCAGAGTCttctgaagatgaagaagccGATTTGATGCGCTCGCAAAGCGACGAGTTTACAATGTCTTCTGGTGAGGACGGAGCGCCAGCCTTTCAGCTTGACTCAGTTCCTGGCTCCCAGCCTACATCGGATCATGAGAATGAAGGGATAAATATATAG